One genomic window of Providencia hangzhouensis includes the following:
- a CDS encoding NAD(P)/FAD-dependent oxidoreductase, whose protein sequence is MAITRRKFLIGGGVVAVAAGAGILTPMLTREGRFVPGKPRHGFVAGTEGPLPQQADVVVIGAGILGIMTAIELVGRGLDVVIVEKGNIAGEQSSRFYGQVITYKMPDETFLLHHLGKQRWREMNAKVGADTSYRTQGRVEVPFDEEDLVNVREWIDTRSKNVGSDIPFKTRIIEGAELNQRLNGARSKWTIAGFEEDSGSLDAEIATFVMADYAKKLGIKIYTNCAARGLETQAGVISDVVTEKGPIKTSRVVVAGGVWSRLFMQNLGVDVPTLPAYQSQQLITGSPTAPGGNVALPGNIFFREQADGTYATSPRVIVAPVVKDSFVYGYKYIPLLSMPDFPVHISLNEQLINSFTEPTSWKLDEVSPFEKHRNMTALPDLPELNASFEKLKTEFPAFKDSKLIDQWSGAMAIAPDEHPIISQVNEYPGLVINTATGWGMTESPVSSELTADLLLGKEPSLNVKPFSLYRFS, encoded by the coding sequence ATGGCTATAACTAGAAGAAAATTTTTGATTGGTGGTGGTGTTGTTGCCGTTGCTGCAGGGGCTGGAATTTTAACTCCAATGTTAACTCGTGAAGGTCGATTTGTTCCTGGTAAGCCACGACATGGCTTTGTTGCAGGAACTGAAGGCCCTCTACCACAGCAAGCTGACGTCGTTGTTATTGGTGCTGGAATTCTGGGGATCATGACCGCAATTGAGCTGGTTGGACGTGGTTTAGATGTTGTTATTGTTGAAAAAGGTAACATCGCAGGCGAGCAATCATCCCGCTTCTACGGCCAAGTTATCACTTATAAAATGCCAGATGAAACCTTCTTACTCCACCACTTAGGCAAACAACGTTGGAGAGAGATGAACGCGAAAGTCGGTGCAGATACAAGCTATCGTACTCAAGGCCGCGTTGAAGTGCCATTCGATGAAGAAGATCTTGTCAATGTTAGAGAGTGGATTGATACTCGCAGTAAAAATGTCGGTTCAGATATTCCATTCAAAACACGCATTATCGAAGGTGCTGAACTCAACCAACGTTTAAACGGTGCACGGTCTAAATGGACAATCGCAGGTTTTGAAGAAGACTCTGGTAGCTTAGATGCTGAAATTGCAACCTTCGTCATGGCTGATTACGCGAAAAAATTAGGAATAAAAATTTATACTAACTGTGCAGCAAGAGGTTTAGAAACTCAAGCAGGCGTAATTTCTGATGTCGTCACCGAGAAAGGGCCTATCAAGACCTCACGTGTTGTTGTGGCAGGTGGCGTCTGGTCAAGGCTGTTTATGCAAAACTTAGGTGTGGATGTCCCAACATTACCGGCTTATCAATCTCAACAACTGATCACCGGTTCACCAACTGCACCGGGGGGTAACGTTGCTTTACCGGGTAATATTTTCTTCCGTGAACAAGCAGATGGTACCTATGCAACATCCCCTCGTGTGATTGTTGCACCGGTTGTTAAAGACTCCTTCGTCTATGGCTATAAATACATTCCACTGCTATCTATGCCTGATTTCCCTGTGCATATTTCATTAAATGAACAATTAATTAATTCATTTACTGAGCCAACAAGCTGGAAACTGGATGAAGTTTCACCATTTGAAAAACACAGAAATATGACGGCATTACCTGATTTACCAGAGCTGAATGCATCATTTGAGAAATTAAAAACAGAATTCCCTGCATTTAAGGATTCTAAACTGATTGACCAATGGAGTGGTGCTATGGCCATCGCACCAGATGAGCACCCAATCATTTCTCAAGTCAATGAATATCCTGGTCTAGTTATCAATACTGCCACAGGCTGGGGGATGACCGAAAGCCCAGTTTCTTCCGAGCTCACAGCTGACTTGCTATTAGGCAAAGAACCCTCACTGAATGTGAAACCATTTAGTCTGTACAGATTTAGTTAA
- a CDS encoding GNAT family N-acetyltransferase yields MKITGLETARLRLRGWQEEDKQPLYQMNSHPDVMRYFPSVLNEQQNAQFMETIIDKFAQQGGWGLWAVELKSNKQFIGFIGLNIPAANLPFSPCVEIGWRLLPEYWRHGYATEGAHAAIKFAFEQLKLEELVAFTAVVNLPSESVMQRLGMIKHPNNFYHPTLPDGHWLQEHVLYRIKASDYLNPSHQ; encoded by the coding sequence ATGAAAATCACTGGATTAGAAACTGCACGTTTGCGGTTACGTGGCTGGCAAGAAGAAGATAAGCAACCACTTTACCAAATGAATAGCCACCCCGATGTCATGCGCTATTTTCCTTCAGTACTAAATGAGCAGCAAAATGCACAATTTATGGAAACCATCATAGATAAATTTGCTCAACAAGGAGGATGGGGACTATGGGCTGTGGAATTGAAATCCAACAAACAATTTATTGGGTTTATTGGTTTAAATATTCCTGCTGCTAATCTGCCCTTTTCCCCTTGTGTTGAAATTGGCTGGCGTTTACTTCCCGAGTATTGGCGTCACGGCTATGCGACTGAAGGGGCTCACGCCGCGATCAAATTTGCATTTGAACAACTAAAGCTAGAAGAGCTCGTTGCGTTTACCGCAGTAGTCAATTTACCATCAGAATCCGTAATGCAAAGACTTGGAATGATAAAACACCCAAATAATTTTTATCACCCTACACTCCCTGATGGCCATTGGTTACAAGAACATGTGCTGTATCGCATAAAGGCAAGTGACTATTTAAACCCGTCTCATCAATAA
- a CDS encoding acyl-CoA thioesterase yields MSSIADDVIAQKIEQSISRVSKVVFPTTTNHHSTLFGGTALAWMDEVSFITATRFSRKRLVTVSTEKINFTHPIPSGTIVELVGKVIRVGRTSLTVNVSIFLEDMYSDGREEVIHGQFNFVAIDDNGKPTPLFES; encoded by the coding sequence ATGAGCTCCATCGCTGACGATGTCATCGCACAAAAAATTGAGCAATCCATTTCTCGCGTCTCTAAAGTCGTATTTCCAACAACGACTAACCACCACAGTACTTTGTTTGGTGGTACCGCCCTAGCTTGGATGGATGAAGTTTCTTTTATTACCGCAACACGGTTTAGCCGTAAACGCCTCGTTACGGTATCAACTGAGAAAATTAACTTTACCCACCCAATCCCTTCAGGGACCATTGTTGAGTTAGTAGGTAAAGTTATTCGAGTCGGAAGAACCAGTTTAACGGTCAACGTATCGATTTTTCTAGAAGATATGTATTCAGATGGTCGTGAAGAAGTAATACATGGCCAGTTTAATTTTGTTGCAATTGATGACAACGGAAAACCCACGCCATTATTTGAGTCATAA
- a CDS encoding GNAT family N-acetyltransferase, which yields MIVQSATRAHDDDIIRVWESSVRATHHFLTEEKIAELKIAIKDIYLPHLAVFVTFDSAGNMTGFLGCDKHRLEMLFISQENRGQGTGKKLLQYAIDTLGITELDVNEQNPQAIGFYQHMGFKQYARSELDGEGNPFPILHMRLNKESA from the coding sequence ATGATAGTCCAAAGCGCTACACGTGCACACGATGATGATATTATTCGTGTTTGGGAGTCTTCAGTGAGGGCAACTCACCATTTTTTAACTGAAGAAAAAATTGCTGAACTAAAAATTGCTATCAAAGATATTTATTTACCACATTTAGCTGTTTTTGTGACATTCGATAGCGCAGGCAATATGACCGGTTTTCTAGGGTGCGATAAACACCGTCTTGAAATGTTATTTATTTCCCAAGAAAATAGAGGCCAAGGCACAGGGAAGAAACTTCTTCAATATGCTATTGATACCTTAGGTATTACTGAGTTGGACGTTAACGAACAAAACCCTCAAGCTATCGGGTTTTATCAGCATATGGGTTTTAAACAATACGCACGTTCTGAATTAGATGGTGAAGGCAATCCATTCCCTATTCTGCACATGCGCCTTAATAAAGAGTCGGCATGA
- the fdnI gene encoding formate dehydrogenase-N subunit gamma translates to MSKKSKMIVRTKFIDRACHWTVVISFFLVALSGIALFFPTLKWLTETFGTPQMGRILHPFFGVLIFVVLMFMFVRFVKHNIPDKQDLPWIKNIVEVLKGNEHEVADVGKYNAGQKMMFWSIMSLIFVLLVTGIIIWRPYFAHLFPMWMVRWGLLIHAVAAIVLIHAILIHMYMAFWVKGSINGMIEGKVSRRWARKHHPRWYRDVEAKEAKAEAESKK, encoded by the coding sequence ATGAGTAAGAAAAGCAAAATGATTGTGCGGACTAAGTTTATTGACCGCGCGTGTCACTGGACGGTTGTCATCAGCTTCTTCTTGGTTGCTTTGTCGGGGATCGCATTATTTTTCCCAACACTGAAATGGTTGACGGAAACCTTTGGTACACCACAAATGGGGCGGATTTTACACCCTTTCTTTGGCGTACTCATTTTCGTTGTGCTGATGTTTATGTTTGTTCGCTTTGTGAAGCACAATATTCCAGATAAGCAAGACTTACCTTGGATCAAAAATATTGTCGAAGTATTGAAGGGCAATGAACATGAAGTGGCTGATGTCGGTAAATATAACGCCGGCCAAAAAATGATGTTCTGGAGTATCATGAGCCTGATTTTTGTGCTCTTGGTCACCGGTATTATTATTTGGCGCCCTTATTTCGCACATTTATTCCCAATGTGGATGGTGCGTTGGGGGCTGTTGATCCATGCTGTTGCTGCGATTGTCTTGATCCATGCCATTTTAATTCATATGTACATGGCATTTTGGGTTAAAGGTTCAATCAACGGAATGATCGAAGGGAAAGTTAGCCGCCGTTGGGCGAGAAAACATCACCCTCGTTGGTACCGTGATGTCGAAGCGAAAGAAGCTAAAGCAGAAGCTGAAAGTAAAAAATAA
- a CDS encoding peptide MFS transporter, whose translation MNNSATKTKTFFGHPYPLSSLFLTEMWERFSFYGVRPLLILFMSAALLQGGMELPIEQASAIVGIFAGGVYITSLPGGWLADNWLGQRRAVWYGSLIIAFGHLSIAMSAFLSNTFFFVGLLLIVLGTGLFKTCITVMVGTLYKKEDTRRDGGFSLFYMGINMGSFIAPLIIGPLHEKYGWHLGFGLGGLGMLIALLIFRFYAIPQMRRYDKEVGLDSTWNRPTVERKNVGKWVTFAMVLLAILVILIDNGTIPFNASIIAKSSAYVISTCVGIYFLFMFFLGGLNSSERSRLLACLILLIAAAFFWSAFEQKPTSFNIFARDYTDRQMGSFEIPTIWFQSINALFIILLAPVFSWFWPSLAKRNMNPSSMTKFVIGILFAAGGFAIMMVAANQVLATQSGVSPFWLVGSILLLTLGELCLSPIGLATMTLLAPQKMRGQVMGLWFCASALGNLAAGIMGGNIRKDQLDSMPELFSHVSIALVICAVVLAALIIPVRKMLKNADKNEANA comes from the coding sequence ATGAATAATTCTGCGACTAAAACAAAAACTTTTTTTGGGCATCCATACCCATTGAGTTCGCTTTTCCTCACAGAAATGTGGGAACGCTTCTCTTTTTACGGAGTTAGACCGTTACTTATCTTATTTATGAGTGCGGCATTATTACAAGGCGGAATGGAATTACCTATTGAACAAGCTTCGGCTATCGTCGGTATTTTCGCTGGAGGGGTTTATATCACCTCGTTACCGGGTGGTTGGTTAGCCGATAACTGGTTAGGCCAACGCCGCGCCGTTTGGTACGGCTCATTAATCATTGCGTTTGGCCATTTATCCATCGCAATGTCTGCGTTTTTATCAAATACTTTCTTTTTCGTCGGCTTATTGCTCATCGTATTAGGTACAGGGTTATTTAAAACCTGTATTACCGTGATGGTAGGAACCCTGTATAAGAAAGAAGATACACGCCGTGATGGCGGTTTCTCCCTGTTCTATATGGGTATCAATATGGGGTCCTTTATTGCCCCGTTAATTATTGGCCCACTTCATGAAAAATATGGGTGGCATTTAGGTTTTGGCCTTGGTGGTTTAGGAATGTTAATTGCCCTGTTAATTTTCCGCTTTTACGCCATTCCTCAAATGCGCCGTTATGATAAAGAAGTTGGCCTTGATTCCACTTGGAACCGTCCAACGGTTGAGCGCAAAAACGTGGGGAAATGGGTTACCTTTGCCATGGTGCTATTAGCCATACTGGTTATCTTGATTGATAATGGTACGATCCCATTTAATGCCTCAATAATTGCGAAAAGTTCTGCTTATGTTATCTCGACCTGTGTGGGCATCTATTTCTTATTTATGTTCTTCCTTGGCGGTTTAAACAGCAGCGAACGTTCTCGTTTACTGGCATGCTTGATTTTACTGATTGCAGCCGCATTCTTCTGGTCAGCCTTTGAGCAAAAACCCACTTCATTTAATATCTTTGCTCGGGACTATACTGACCGCCAAATGGGGAGTTTTGAAATTCCAACCATTTGGTTCCAATCAATCAATGCCTTGTTCATTATATTGTTAGCCCCAGTATTTAGCTGGTTCTGGCCTTCGTTGGCTAAACGCAATATGAACCCAAGCAGTATGACCAAGTTCGTGATTGGTATCTTATTTGCTGCGGGCGGCTTTGCTATCATGATGGTGGCAGCAAACCAAGTACTCGCAACCCAAAGTGGCGTTTCACCTTTCTGGTTAGTTGGCAGTATCTTATTGCTGACGTTAGGAGAACTGTGCTTAAGCCCTATCGGGTTAGCAACCATGACCTTGCTCGCACCACAAAAAATGCGCGGCCAAGTGATGGGGTTATGGTTCTGTGCTAGCGCATTGGGTAACCTTGCAGCTGGTATCATGGGGGGTAACATTCGCAAAGACCAATTAGATTCGATGCCTGAGCTATTCTCCCACGTCTCTATTGCACTGGTGATCTGTGCGGTCGTATTAGCAGCGTTGATTATCCCTGTTAGAAAAATGCTTAAAAATGCAGACAAAAATGAAGCTAATGCTTAA
- a CDS encoding GNAT family N-acetyltransferase, with protein sequence MDKTVTMPIQFLQLNQISIADLIALNTHPAVLEHMPLGSNQFDEQACRQWVIGKEQHWEQYGYGVWAIIVYGQFAGWGGLQNEAGDADLALVLHPKFWGKGKYIVNNIINKAFTSLKVESVTIHLPLTRKKVSAILRYGFIEEAIVDFDGIPFKRFRLKHSSVL encoded by the coding sequence GTGGACAAAACAGTCACGATGCCTATTCAGTTTTTACAGCTAAATCAAATTAGTATTGCAGATCTTATCGCATTAAATACTCATCCAGCCGTACTCGAACATATGCCTTTAGGGAGTAATCAATTCGATGAACAGGCCTGCCGTCAGTGGGTCATAGGAAAAGAGCAGCATTGGGAGCAATATGGCTATGGCGTATGGGCCATTATAGTTTATGGTCAGTTTGCTGGTTGGGGAGGGCTACAAAATGAAGCGGGCGATGCGGATTTAGCTTTAGTTTTACATCCTAAGTTTTGGGGAAAGGGAAAATATATTGTTAATAATATAATTAATAAGGCATTTACATCATTGAAGGTTGAGTCAGTCACGATACACTTACCGTTAACACGTAAGAAAGTATCAGCAATTTTGCGTTATGGTTTTATTGAGGAAGCCATCGTTGATTTTGACGGTATTCCTTTTAAGCGTTTTAGATTAAAACATTCATCAGTTTTATAG
- the mdtG gene encoding multidrug efflux MFS transporter MdtG: protein MTGKTEYWKRNLYVVWFGCFLTGAAFSLIMPFLPLYIEELGVKDHASLNLWTGAVFSITFLFSAIAAPFWGRLSDRKGRKLMLLRSALGMAIVMVLIGFAQNIWQLLALRAILGLLGGFVPNANALIATQVPVKKSGWAMGVLATGAVSGALIGPLIGGFLADQYGLRPVFFITATVLFICFFVTLFYVRERFTPVSRKDALTSKQVFASLRNKNLVISLFFTTMIIQAAMGSINPVITLYVRDLSDSLENLAFVSGVIASIPGVAALISAPMLGKLSDRIGPEKVLLAVLGASIFVLFPMGLVSSYWELGFLRFMLGALNAALLPAVQTLIIYNISHQVTGRIFSYNQALRDVGNVTGPLMGSFVAATYGFRAVFFFTAALVLFNLIYSWLVIRRQSDGLRASPTDQ from the coding sequence ATGACGGGAAAAACAGAGTATTGGAAACGTAACCTATACGTCGTGTGGTTCGGCTGTTTTTTAACAGGTGCCGCCTTTAGCCTGATCATGCCTTTTCTCCCCCTCTATATTGAAGAACTAGGCGTTAAAGACCATGCCTCTTTGAACCTATGGACAGGGGCAGTTTTTAGTATCACCTTCTTATTTTCCGCGATTGCTGCGCCATTTTGGGGTCGATTATCCGATCGTAAAGGCCGTAAACTCATGCTGCTGCGTTCAGCACTAGGGATGGCTATCGTGATGGTGCTTATTGGTTTTGCACAAAATATTTGGCAGCTCTTAGCCTTAAGAGCCATATTAGGTTTATTGGGGGGTTTTGTTCCCAATGCTAACGCGCTGATTGCAACTCAAGTTCCCGTGAAAAAAAGTGGTTGGGCTATGGGTGTCCTCGCTACTGGTGCAGTAAGTGGCGCACTTATTGGCCCACTCATTGGCGGTTTTCTTGCTGACCAGTATGGCTTACGTCCCGTCTTTTTTATTACCGCAACGGTGCTGTTTATCTGCTTTTTTGTCACGCTTTTTTATGTCAGAGAACGCTTCACGCCTGTTTCTCGCAAAGATGCATTAACGAGCAAACAAGTTTTTGCCTCTTTACGTAATAAAAATTTAGTTATCAGCCTCTTTTTTACCACCATGATTATTCAAGCTGCTATGGGCTCAATCAACCCTGTCATCACGCTTTATGTACGTGACTTATCTGATTCCCTTGAAAACTTGGCCTTTGTCAGTGGTGTGATAGCTTCCATTCCTGGTGTTGCGGCTTTAATCAGTGCGCCCATGTTAGGTAAACTCAGTGACCGAATAGGCCCTGAAAAAGTTTTACTCGCCGTGCTGGGAGCATCTATTTTTGTATTATTCCCAATGGGGCTGGTAAGTAGTTATTGGGAGCTAGGCTTTCTCCGATTTATGCTTGGGGCTCTGAATGCTGCGCTATTACCCGCAGTACAAACGTTAATTATCTATAATATTTCCCATCAAGTAACGGGACGTATTTTCAGCTATAACCAAGCATTGCGAGATGTTGGGAATGTGACAGGGCCATTGATGGGGTCGTTTGTCGCTGCAACTTACGGTTTCAGAGCCGTATTCTTTTTCACCGCTGCGTTAGTTCTCTTCAACTTAATTTATTCATGGTTAGTCATCAGGCGCCAATCCGATGGCCTGCGAGCCTCCCCTACCGACCAATAA
- a CDS encoding tetratricopeptide repeat protein, producing the protein MLRILSFIILCAFSINLSVAAVPKETIKRIEQEAQKGDIKAQVMLGIGYYLGNELKQDYGKAKKWLTMASNKGNSDAQLFLGDMYLNGNGVEANLETAMDLFEKSANKGNVEAQNYMGQFYYQGIGVKQNYITAFEWFKKSADKKFPPAQYQVGKMLESGEGIEINEKSAAEYLAQACKAGLKEACVKK; encoded by the coding sequence ATGCTTAGAATTCTCTCATTTATTATTTTATGTGCTTTTTCAATTAACCTAAGTGTTGCTGCAGTTCCCAAAGAAACCATCAAACGTATCGAACAGGAGGCACAAAAAGGGGATATAAAAGCGCAAGTCATGTTGGGAATTGGCTATTACCTTGGGAATGAGCTTAAACAGGACTATGGTAAAGCAAAAAAATGGCTAACGATGGCATCAAATAAAGGTAATTCTGATGCTCAGTTATTTTTAGGTGATATGTATTTAAACGGTAATGGTGTTGAAGCCAACCTCGAAACTGCCATGGATCTGTTTGAGAAATCAGCCAATAAAGGCAATGTTGAAGCTCAGAATTATATGGGCCAATTTTACTATCAAGGTATTGGTGTAAAACAAAACTATATTACGGCTTTTGAATGGTTCAAAAAATCTGCTGATAAAAAATTCCCACCAGCGCAATATCAAGTAGGTAAAATGCTAGAAAGTGGTGAAGGAATTGAAATAAACGAAAAATCTGCAGCTGAATATCTAGCTCAAGCCTGTAAAGCTGGTTTAAAAGAAGCCTGCGTAAAAAAATAA
- the agp gene encoding bifunctional glucose-1-phosphatase/inositol phosphatase, giving the protein MKYKLLTLCLSAALLTPIAPVLANTETKADMVLDQVLVLSRHNLRTPIVNTGILTEVTDKKWPAWDAQSGYLTTKGGALEVYMGHYFREWIDQNKLLADELCPTSNEDIYLYTNSLQRTIATAQFFAAGAFPGCKVNIHHQPEIGKMDPVFNPIITNASPEFKQQALAEMEKYFKGLSLTAGYEELDSVLNIKDSQKCKTDKLCNLNSQKNSFIIEAEKEPGVSGPLKIANSAVDAIDLQYYEGFPANEVAWGLVNTPEKWKKLNTLKNAYQETLFTPKIIAKNVAHPILNYIDKGFVSADKGETAKFIFLVGHDSNIASLMSAMDFKPYQLPEQYEHTPIGGKLVFQRWTDKQANKDFMKVEYVYQTADQLRDNTYLSLQTPPKHITLELKGCPIDKSGYCSWEDFQKVMATALEQ; this is encoded by the coding sequence ATGAAATATAAATTACTAACTCTCTGTTTATCCGCGGCATTATTAACACCTATTGCACCTGTATTGGCGAATACAGAGACCAAAGCAGATATGGTTTTGGATCAAGTTTTAGTTCTTAGTCGCCATAATTTACGTACACCTATTGTAAATACCGGTATTCTTACTGAAGTAACTGATAAAAAATGGCCTGCTTGGGATGCACAAAGTGGATATCTCACAACGAAAGGTGGCGCACTTGAAGTCTATATGGGGCATTATTTTAGGGAATGGATAGACCAAAATAAATTACTTGCAGATGAACTGTGTCCAACGAGTAACGAAGATATATACCTTTATACAAATAGTCTACAAAGGACGATAGCAACTGCCCAATTTTTTGCAGCAGGAGCCTTTCCAGGATGCAAAGTAAATATTCATCATCAGCCTGAAATTGGTAAGATGGACCCTGTTTTTAACCCAATTATTACGAATGCCTCTCCTGAATTTAAGCAACAGGCACTCGCTGAGATGGAAAAATATTTTAAAGGTTTATCACTAACTGCGGGTTATGAAGAATTAGATAGTGTATTGAACATTAAAGATTCTCAAAAATGTAAAACAGATAAGTTATGTAATTTAAATAGTCAAAAAAACAGTTTTATTATTGAAGCAGAAAAAGAACCGGGCGTCAGTGGTCCATTAAAAATTGCAAATTCAGCGGTGGATGCAATAGACCTTCAATACTATGAAGGTTTTCCTGCAAATGAAGTCGCTTGGGGGCTTGTGAATACCCCTGAAAAATGGAAAAAACTGAATACGTTAAAAAATGCTTACCAAGAAACGTTATTTACACCAAAAATTATTGCCAAAAATGTCGCACATCCAATATTAAATTATATCGATAAAGGTTTTGTTTCGGCCGATAAAGGAGAAACTGCAAAATTTATATTCTTAGTCGGTCATGATTCGAATATTGCGTCATTGATGTCAGCAATGGATTTTAAGCCATATCAATTACCAGAGCAGTATGAGCATACCCCGATTGGGGGGAAATTAGTATTCCAACGCTGGACGGATAAGCAAGCTAATAAAGATTTTATGAAAGTAGAATATGTTTATCAAACAGCAGATCAGCTGAGGGATAACACCTATTTATCATTACAGACCCCTCCTAAACATATCACATTAGAGCTAAAAGGGTGTCCAATTGATAAAAGCGGCTATTGTTCTTGGGAGGATTTCCAAAAAGTCATGGCGACAGCCCTAGAACAGTAA
- a CDS encoding universal stress protein — translation MYNTILVPIDVTEDALTNLLVPHVNSLQKLNDATVHFLAVTAPISNYLRYGGTILPGDFPDDEKQAEIILSELKEKIKLFDIPADKVKAKATVGSVKDEILATAEDINADIILLGSRRPSMSTYLLGSNAASVVRYAKTSVLVVR, via the coding sequence ATGTACAATACAATTTTAGTACCGATCGATGTAACCGAAGATGCTCTCACTAATTTATTAGTTCCTCATGTTAACTCACTACAAAAATTGAACGATGCAACAGTACACTTTCTTGCCGTAACCGCACCAATTTCAAATTATTTGCGCTACGGTGGCACAATCTTACCAGGGGACTTCCCTGATGATGAAAAACAAGCTGAAATCATTCTTAGCGAGTTAAAAGAAAAAATTAAATTATTTGATATCCCTGCAGATAAAGTAAAGGCAAAAGCAACCGTCGGTTCTGTTAAAGACGAAATTTTGGCAACAGCAGAAGATATTAACGCCGATATAATTTTATTAGGTTCGCGCCGCCCGAGTATGTCAACCTATTTGCTCGGTTCTAATGCCGCATCAGTAGTTCGCTATGCGAAAACTAGCGTATTAGTCGTTCGATAA
- a CDS encoding PhzF family phenazine biosynthesis protein, with protein MSLSAPIYYVDAFTDTLFRGNPAAIVLLDNWLPDEQLIAIAAEVNLSETAFLVGHHIRWFTPKVEVTLCGHATLAAAFVLNQVLQQDIHPLTFNSLSGDLVVTQNAQGFTLDFPILESEQSHPKHYPHLVDILGVKIKDLWIAKDRYLCFLESAEHVQNCQPDMLKLAQLSLPGLAITAESANSDCDFVSRYFAPAKGVDEDPVTGTSHCAIAPIWAKQLNKSQLIGQQISSRGGVVQCELTSDRVKLTGKAVLFLTGQIHI; from the coding sequence ATGAGCCTTTCCGCCCCTATTTACTATGTTGATGCTTTTACAGATACCCTTTTTCGCGGTAACCCAGCAGCGATTGTATTACTCGATAACTGGTTACCAGATGAACAGCTCATTGCCATTGCCGCAGAGGTTAACTTGTCAGAAACCGCATTTTTAGTCGGCCATCATATTCGCTGGTTCACCCCTAAAGTTGAAGTAACACTCTGTGGCCATGCAACACTTGCCGCTGCTTTTGTGTTAAATCAAGTGCTCCAGCAAGACATTCATCCTTTAACATTTAATTCTCTGTCGGGTGACCTCGTTGTGACACAGAATGCACAAGGATTTACACTTGATTTTCCAATTCTTGAATCCGAACAAAGCCATCCAAAGCATTATCCACACCTCGTCGATATCCTTGGTGTCAAAATCAAAGATCTTTGGATAGCAAAAGACCGTTATCTGTGTTTTCTTGAAAGTGCAGAGCACGTTCAAAACTGTCAGCCAGACATGTTAAAACTTGCGCAGCTTTCTCTACCCGGGTTAGCAATTACAGCAGAAAGTGCTAATAGCGATTGTGACTTTGTTTCTCGTTACTTTGCTCCCGCCAAAGGGGTTGACGAAGACCCTGTAACAGGCACCTCACATTGTGCCATTGCTCCAATATGGGCCAAACAGCTGAATAAATCGCAGTTAATAGGCCAACAGATTTCATCGCGCGGAGGGGTAGTTCAATGTGAGCTAACCTCTGACCGAGTAAAATTAACAGGTAAAGCCGTTTTATTTTTAACAGGCCAAATCCACATTTAA